The Microcoleus sp. FACHB-831 DNA window TAAAAGTTCTGCCCGCAAACCGCGAAAACCATTATCTATACGGCATGATAGCCTTCGGCTTAGAACAGTGCCACCGCTTGGAAGAAGCCGAACAATGGGGACGACAGGCAACACAAATGAACCGTTACGATCCTTGGGCGCATCATGCAGTAGCTCATGTGATGGAAACACAGGGTCGGCTTGACGAAGGGATTGCATGGATGGAAAGCCACTCTGATACTTGGAATAAGTGCAACTCACTTTTGTACACTCACAATTGGTGGCATATTGCCCTTTATTACCTGGAAAAAGAAGAGATTCCGAAAGTATTGAAGCTATATGACACCCACGTATGGGGACGCGCTTGGAAAGAGTCTTCAAAAGATCAAGTGGGTGCTATTTCGCTGCTATTGCGGTTGGAATTAAGAGGAGTAGATGTAGGCGATCGCTGGGCTGAAGTTGCTAAATACCTTACCCCACGAATTCACGAACACGCCTTGCCTTTTCAAGATTTGCATTATGTTTACGCTCTAGCACGGGCGGGTCAAAATGACCAATTAACCAAAATGCTATTGAGCATGCAAGCTTATGCCAAAAATGCCAAACCCTTTATTCAACGGACGTGGAGCGAGGTAGTATTGCCAGCCGCCAGAGGGATGGTTGCTCATGCCAAAGTAGATTGGGAGAGGGCGATCGCGCAACTTAGACCAACCTTGCCCCGCCTATATGAAATCGGTGGTAGCCACGCTCAACGCGACCTATTCGAGCAAGTTTATCTCGATGCATGGCTGCGTGCCGAACAGAATTATGAAGCACTGCACATCCTAGAAAAGCGCATTGCCTCTCGTCGTACTATTTCCTCTATCCCCAGTGGATTATCTTTGAATTACGCCAAAGTCCACTAATAAGCTGTTGTGCATCTGAAATGCCTATTAAATTAATGGCTTTGGGGACAAGGGGCAACACTTTCCCGGCAATTAGGGGCGCAATGCATTGCGCTTATCCTATTGCCAATTAAATGGGTAATAGCTTAACTATCTAAGTTAGACCCGGAGTATTTGCCCTTACCAAACAAAGTTAAAAGGCAAAAGAAAGAAAAATAAAAAATGTTCTGACGCCGAAAATTTATTAAGAGAAACAAATCTGTTTATTTGTTTCGAGACATGCAGTGCAAGAAACAAGGTGCCTTTGTTAAATCCCCGAACTTTATTGATGGGGATTCTCTTTTTACTTTTAAACTGCGATCGCAGCGCTTCTATGGTGCAGCCAGCGTCCCGTCACCAACGCCAGCTTCTAGCAGCCGCTTGGCTCCAATATTGCGGCTGAGTACCGCCAGCCCCGCTAAGTGTGCCTGCAAACCCGCCGTACTAGCGCAGCAATCAGCGATTACCATCGGTTCAATGCCGATGTCGAAGAGATCCATCGCAATTTTCAACACGCACATATCTGTGTCGATGCCAACGATTGAGATTCGCTCAATACTGCGATCGCGGACGAATTTGGTCAGTTCGTCCGGCATCCCGCAAAGTCCAGGCTTTGAGAAGACAAACTCTGGCTTGGCAAATGATTCGAGTTCGGCAACAAGATTTGTATCTGGTTCGGTGTCACAGCCGTGCCACCCAAGAAAGCGGCAATAAGGCCCGCTAGGGCTGTTTATAAACCGAGTGAACAGGATAGGCTCATAATCGTTGCGCTGGATGAGGCGAACCACACGCTCCGGGATATGATGCGTAAATTCGTTGATAAACCCCGATTGCACATCGACAATGAGTAATGGCTCGGACATGCTTGCTACTAAACGTTAATTTTCTTCCTGCACTCTACCTCAGCGATCGCAGCGCTGTCCTGCCCAAAAGGACGTATGCTCAAAGGTAGTCACTTCAGCAGCAGCGCGATCTCTGCTAGTAATTCTGCACCAGAAAACGGTTTGCGTAGATAACCGTTTGCTCCCAGTTTTTGCCCTTGGTCAAAATTTGCTTGAGGTGTCTGAGCAGTAACAAAAACGAAGGGAATTTTTGCAGTAATAGGATCGTTACGCAACTCTTTGAGAACATCGTAACCATTAATTCCAGGCATCCTCACATCACACAAAACCAGATCGGGCACAACTTCTCTTGCCAAGCCCACCCCAACGCTGCCATTTTCGGCACCAATAGCATTAAACCCATTGATATTTAAAAGATGAAGAATACTTTCACGGAGAAGTTCTTCATCTTCTATCACCAATATGTTCCTCATTCAGCTACATCTGTGCCAATGCCCAAAGATTTTTTGGTGCGTTTCAACTGTTTCCACAGAGCTTTAATCTGCTTGTAAGACTCTTCAGCAGACAGCTTGCCACCAGTCTCTAAATTGGTTATATAACCAACTTTTTGAGCAAATTCTTGGAGGTTCGCATTGAATACTAGGTTCTCTGGCTTGACGTGACCATAGTAGCGACTGCGGGGGTAGAGTAAGCTATTTTTGTCTACACCTTCGGGCTGTGGCATAACTCCTCCATTTAGCTAACCTTTAATTAAAGCTATCTTAACCCAGTCTTAATCTCTATGCCTATGTCTTCAGTCACAAATTAACGTTGATTTAGATCTGGTCAACCGATCTACAAACATAGGGAGATAAAATATCATGCTTGGAGGTTGCAGCAAGCGTGAATTTAACGCGGTATATATGCTTTACAAGACTTAGCGCAGCCCCTCTTAGTTTCCCAACAAAAGTAGAATTTTTTCATCAGGGATAAAGTAGCATCCCTTGGAATTAGACCGAGATATGTAGCCATCGATACAATATTTTGTTTCTGGCCAGGAAGGCTGGGCAAAAGAGCTAAGATTGTAACGCTTCACTAAGCAGAACGCGACCGGATAATCCAGTTATTTCCCCAAGGTTTACTAACTTAGAAAGGGAAAACTCAAAAACAATACAAGATGCACCTTGTTTTGTATTGGGTGCTGGCGGTTAAATGGTGCAAAATTAGCGATTCATCAAAAAAAGTAAGCAGAAAAAAAATAGTTTTTACAGTATAAAGCTCCCATTCAATTTTCTGGCTTTAAGCGATCGCTATTTTTTCTTTTGCCTTATTTTTGATAACCGCTACTTTTACCCCTTAGTCAATCGCGATGGAATAAACCCAGTCGCGATAATTCGTTTCTCTATTTTCTACGATCGCCGTCAGTTTTTCTCTGAGTTTTTCAGCAATTGGTCTATTTTTGGGCAATTCGTAGTTTTCAATTCTCTGCACTGGCACAATTTTTGCAGCCGTACCGCTCAAGAAAACTTCGTCAGCAATCAAAAGCTCAGACCTATCAACAGGACGCTCTATAGTTTTAATACCAAAGTCCCTAGCAATTGTCAGAATACTATCTCTAGTAATTCCTTCTAAAATATCCTGCTCGAATCCGGGGGTAACAATTTGCCCATTTTTCACTACAAATATATTCATCCCGGAAGCTTCACTGATTTTACCCTGAGAATTCATTAAAATGGCTTCATCAAAGCCAGATTCTACGGCTTCAGTTTTAGCCAAAGAAGAAGTAATATAAGCCCCGCTAATCTTCCCTCGTAGCGGCAAACTCCGATCTTCTTGTCGATACCAAGAGCTAATTCTACAGCTGACTCCCTCTGGAGACAAATAATCTCCTAATTCCAACCCATATACAAAAAAGTCTTTTTCTATGTCGTGGACTCTAGGTGCAATACCTAAACCTGATGTGTAAATAAAAGGCCGGATGTAAAAAGACGCAGTTGGCCTATTTTTTCTTACAAAATCAACTATAACTTCTTCAATTTTTTTGGCTGGCAAGTCGTATTGTAAAAGCTTTGCACTGTCGCTTAATCTTTGGCAATGACGGTCTAATCTAAACAGCAAAATTTTCTTAGAATCTTCAGGATCGGGTATACCGCGCAATCCCCCAAAGGCTCCGGTTCCATAGTGTAAGGCATGAGTGGCAATGGAAATTTTAGCATCAGCAAAAGGTACAAATTCGTTTTGGAAGTAGGCAAATTGTAAAAAGTTATACATGGGTAAAGAGAACGATGAATGCGAGATGCAGTTAAACTCAGTAGGGCAGATAACTGCCCTGCTGAGTTTAACATTACCGCTTCTCAATTTCATAATCGACGATTTCGAGCGCGATCGCTCCAAAAAAATTACCATCCTCGTGGGTGTAAGCTGTCGGGGGAAAAACTCTGGCTGGTCTAAGCTTTACCGATGCTGTCGTAACCTGCTTGCACTGCATCATACATACTGGCGATCGCATCATACTCTTCCGACTGCATGGCAACGTAACCCTGTATGTGCGATCGCTTCATTGCATCTTGCAGTTCTGCATCTGGTTGCAATAGCGCCGACTGGATTTCCTTAATAAATTTCCACCCAAGCCGCTTCGCCGCAACGACGGGAGGCATCGGACATGGCCCGATGGACTCAACAACTCGTAAATTATTTGATAATTTAGGAAAATCGCGCAATTCTTGCTCTAGCACAGTACTATCGATAGCGGAACAGTCTGCTAGTCCTTCAACAACCCATCTAATCGAACGTTGATGCGAACCAGATTGAATTACCTTGCCAAAAAAGTTACTGGGGTGTCCAGCTTTTAATAGGCGATCGCGCAACAGGTTGTAGCCGCTGTTCGAGCCTGGATCGTTGTAGCACAACGTTTTACCTGCCAGATCCTCAAAGCTTTTGAGGCTGCTGTCAGCTTTGACAATAATATCCGAGAAGTAAACCGGGCGATCGCCATAGCGCAGGTTTTGGCATACTGGCGCAACTATCGCCTCTAGTTGATTGGGGACGACTCGGTGATGGCGGATGAACGGCAACCCACAGATAAAAGCAACGTCCAGGCGATCTTCCAGCATCGCCGGATCTTCAAGCGGATCGTACTCGCTTTGCACTATATGCACTTCTACATCAAAAACTCGCCCTAGATATGCCCCAACTGCCTTGTAAAACCAGAACATATTGGGAGCCAGGTAGGAGACTAACCTAAGTTTGTCCGGTCGGCTCATAGAAATTCTTTAGTTATAATCTACAGTTAGTCTATCGGGATACAGTATTTACTGGTAAAATTCCCTCATACTTAAGGTTAATATCGATGATCTCCTCCACGCTTATAGCTCCTGGCTCTGCTCAACTCAAGCGACGTAGATTTACGCGCCGCTCTCTACTACCGTTAGGACGGGATTATCTCTGGCAAATCGAAACAGGTATAGTTCGCACCTTAACCTTCAGCGAAGACGGCACGCCCATTACTCTTGGGTTGTGGGGGCCTGGGGATATTGCTGGTAGAGTGCTATCGAAAGCGGATCATTATCAAATTGAATGTCTCACGTCTGTAGAGGCAACTATGCTACCCGCTGAGAGATGGAACCAAGCTAGCGAGGCTATGATCCTGCATATTCAGCGCTTTCAAGAATTCTTGGAGATTTTGCATTGCAGATCGGTTGATGCTTCGCTTTGGCGACTGCTAACTTGGTTGGCAAACAGGTTTGGTCGTGAAACAGAGCAAGGGCAACTAATCGAGTTGCGGTTGACTCATCAAGAAATTTCCGAACTAATTGGTGCTACGAGAGTAACGGTTACGCGGCTGCTCAAAGAATTTGAGCAGCGGGGGATTATCCAGCGCCAACCTCACCACTTTATTGTTCTGCACGAGCAACAGCCTTTCTGGCACTATGAAATTTAATAATATTCAAGTGCTGTAAAGAGGTTGAGGGGTGAGCAATACAGAAATTAAAGGGCGGCTGAATCCGTCGCGGGTGCGAGATCACCTAGCAAATGAGCGCACCTATTTAGCATGGATGCGTACCGCGATCGCCCTGATGGGCTTTGGCGTTGTTATCGTGCGCCTCCGCGCCTTCCGTCCGCCTATTCTCCCCCATCCCGGCAATGGCTGGAAATTGGGTTTACTTTTCTCCCTAGTTGGTTTAGCAACTGTTTTACTATCCACTCAGCACTACTTCGCCGTCCGTCGTGACATTGATGAGGATACTTATGAACCCGCAGATCGATGGGTTATCCTTTTTAGCCTCGCCATTACCATCTTGGGAGCTGGGGTTATCTATTTCGTCTTCACAGCCCCCCTCAACCCCTTAAGTCCCGTTGTTCCTGAGTAAGTAAACAACTTCTGGCAACGGTTATGTTTATAAATGGCCGTTGCCGATACCTTACCTCAAACGCATAATTTTTTATAATTCTTTAATTTATTAGATAAATAAATGCTGTATTTTTAGCACGAACAACTTATAATATCCGGTTGATCTATCAAAATTAAGTATTTTAAATTTGGTAATTTCTCATTAATACGCGCCTGAATTATTTTATGGGTAAAAGCTAGAGGAGTAGAACATGGCTATCCTGCAACTAGAAGACGGTACGATTTACACTAATCTCGCTGAAATTACCCGCGAACTTGCTCATCTCAATATCCAGTTGAAACGCTGTCCTGTAAGAAAAAACCTGGAGCTGCCTGGATTGTTAGAACAGGACATTCTCAACATCGTTGAGAAAGAGCAGGTATTGGCTGCTGTTAGCAATCACTTTAGGGAAGTCAAGCGCAGCGCTGGCTATATGTGGCGCGACTTGCTCGTGTTGCACCCTGGTTCGTTTAGTCTTTATGCACTAATAACCCACTTCGATCGCTGCCACATCCATACAGATGACGAAGCGCTTTACATCCTTGCTGGGGAGTGCATCTTCGGATTTGTGCGTCCTGATGGTAGCCAAGTAGAACTAATCGTGCAACCAGAGGAGTATATTAATGTTCCAGGCGGTACGGAGCATTGGTTTAGTCTGACAGCTTCGTTTAATATCAAAGCGGTAAGATATTTCACTACCGCAGGCGGCTGGACGCCGCACTATACCAACACCGAAATTAGTTTCCGGCAATCTGTTGCGAAAAGATCTAAGGGCGATCGCGAGTTGGGCTTATAAGGCAATATTTCCCAAAGCTTTTGGATTCTCTGTAACAACGAAATACCAAGAAAACAAGTTACTGCTGCTCTACATCTTCGGTAGATTCAGTATCTTTACCCTTTGTTTTCGTCGGCTTGTAGTCATCAAGACGAACCAAGGGAGACTTCTTGAGCTTCTTCACTCCGCTGAGAACTACTAACGAAAACAGCGTTCCAATAAGACACATTAGCCATAGCCCGCAGCCTGCTGCTGCTCCCAATCCAGCAGCCAGCCAAATAGTTGCTGCGCTAGTTAGCCCTTTTACCTCTGTTTTACCAAGGTCGTGACGAGATTGTTGCAGAATCATTCCTGCTCCCAAAAAGCCTACTCCTGTGGCAACACCTTGAATGGTTCGACTCAGAGCATTAGTAGAGTAAAAGGTACTCTCACCATCAACCTGCAAGGGAATCATCAC harbors:
- a CDS encoding phosphate/phosphite/phosphonate ABC transporter substrate-binding protein, which produces MSRPDKLRLVSYLAPNMFWFYKAVGAYLGRVFDVEVHIVQSEYDPLEDPAMLEDRLDVAFICGLPFIRHHRVVPNQLEAIVAPVCQNLRYGDRPVYFSDIIVKADSSLKSFEDLAGKTLCYNDPGSNSGYNLLRDRLLKAGHPSNFFGKVIQSGSHQRSIRWVVEGLADCSAIDSTVLEQELRDFPKLSNNLRVVESIGPCPMPPVVAAKRLGWKFIKEIQSALLQPDAELQDAMKRSHIQGYVAMQSEEYDAIASMYDAVQAGYDSIGKA
- a CDS encoding MgtC/SapB family protein is translated as MSSIFFSSSDWQSITFRLTTALLVGGAIGMNREQPGRPAGVRTFMIVSLGAAAFVMIPLQVDGESTFYSTNALSRTIQGVATGVGFLGAGMILQQSRHDLGKTEVKGLTSAATIWLAAGLGAAAGCGLWLMCLIGTLFSLVVLSGVKKLKKSPLVRLDDYKPTKTKGKDTESTEDVEQQ
- a CDS encoding tetratricopeptide repeat protein, producing the protein MLKDAQGLEVTTNSPIAIAAIDLFVDRSLGYGNDALVILDAIAADPACAIAYAHAAAHYLSLESAEAKLQAAPYIQAANKYLNQVNEREKLYVWAIDAWASGDVDRAIAYHEEIAQKYPRDLASVQRGQYHYFYLGNKQGLLDIALKVLPANRENHYLYGMIAFGLEQCHRLEEAEQWGRQATQMNRYDPWAHHAVAHVMETQGRLDEGIAWMESHSDTWNKCNSLLYTHNWWHIALYYLEKEEIPKVLKLYDTHVWGRAWKESSKDQVGAISLLLRLELRGVDVGDRWAEVAKYLTPRIHEHALPFQDLHYVYALARAGQNDQLTKMLLSMQAYAKNAKPFIQRTWSEVVLPAARGMVAHAKVDWERAIAQLRPTLPRLYEIGGSHAQRDLFEQVYLDAWLRAEQNYEALHILEKRIASRRTISSIPSGLSLNYAKVH
- a CDS encoding DUF202 domain-containing protein, with protein sequence MSNTEIKGRLNPSRVRDHLANERTYLAWMRTAIALMGFGVVIVRLRAFRPPILPHPGNGWKLGLLFSLVGLATVLLSTQHYFAVRRDIDEDTYEPADRWVILFSLAITILGAGVIYFVFTAPLNPLSPVVPE
- a CDS encoding isochorismatase family cysteine hydrolase codes for the protein MSEPLLIVDVQSGFINEFTHHIPERVVRLIQRNDYEPILFTRFINSPSGPYCRFLGWHGCDTEPDTNLVAELESFAKPEFVFSKPGLCGMPDELTKFVRDRSIERISIVGIDTDMCVLKIAMDLFDIGIEPMVIADCCASTAGLQAHLAGLAVLSRNIGAKRLLEAGVGDGTLAAP
- a CDS encoding Crp/Fnr family transcriptional regulator, whose translation is MISSTLIAPGSAQLKRRRFTRRSLLPLGRDYLWQIETGIVRTLTFSEDGTPITLGLWGPGDIAGRVLSKADHYQIECLTSVEATMLPAERWNQASEAMILHIQRFQEFLEILHCRSVDASLWRLLTWLANRFGRETEQGQLIELRLTHQEISELIGATRVTVTRLLKEFEQRGIIQRQPHHFIVLHEQQPFWHYEI
- a CDS encoding branched-chain amino acid transaminase; this encodes MYNFLQFAYFQNEFVPFADAKISIATHALHYGTGAFGGLRGIPDPEDSKKILLFRLDRHCQRLSDSAKLLQYDLPAKKIEEVIVDFVRKNRPTASFYIRPFIYTSGLGIAPRVHDIEKDFFVYGLELGDYLSPEGVSCRISSWYRQEDRSLPLRGKISGAYITSSLAKTEAVESGFDEAILMNSQGKISEASGMNIFVVKNGQIVTPGFEQDILEGITRDSILTIARDFGIKTIERPVDRSELLIADEVFLSGTAAKIVPVQRIENYELPKNRPIAEKLREKLTAIVENRETNYRDWVYSIAID
- a CDS encoding response regulator; the encoded protein is MRNILVIEDEELLRESILHLLNINGFNAIGAENGSVGVGLAREVVPDLVLCDVRMPGINGYDVLKELRNDPITAKIPFVFVTAQTPQANFDQGQKLGANGYLRKPFSGAELLAEIALLLK
- a CDS encoding acireductone dioxygenase — encoded protein: MAILQLEDGTIYTNLAEITRELAHLNIQLKRCPVRKNLELPGLLEQDILNIVEKEQVLAAVSNHFREVKRSAGYMWRDLLVLHPGSFSLYALITHFDRCHIHTDDEALYILAGECIFGFVRPDGSQVELIVQPEEYINVPGGTEHWFSLTASFNIKAVRYFTTAGGWTPHYTNTEISFRQSVAKRSKGDRELGL